The Thermoplasmatales archaeon genome includes a region encoding these proteins:
- a CDS encoding bifunctional phosphoglucose/phosphomannose isomerase, whose protein sequence is MEAISLLNSFPEQIKDAIKIAKSHDFYFDANKIIFCGMGGSGISGEIIKHFSKVPFIVVKDYKLPYFADSSTLFIAMSYSGNTSEVISCYREAKKRKCKILVITSGGILSKERNSIILPAGLPPRFAIAYLLFTLMVTLENNGFIERQNYREAIEIAETLRNRMNEKGNIAEEIAKKIEGTALIYGYGCMASIATRWRQQFNENAKMLAFDFSVSECNHNEIEAWERDLENLTCIFLRGNENEETAKRFDFMKKRYGEKAKVIEYFAEGKRDFTKMISSLYMGDYVSVYKANLDKFNPIETKLIKELKEELSTQDPHHSRWLRRNSFITRY, encoded by the coding sequence ATGGAAGCAATATCGCTTCTTAATTCATTTCCGGAACAAATAAAGGATGCAATAAAAATAGCAAAATCCCACGATTTTTATTTTGATGCAAACAAGATAATATTCTGCGGAATGGGCGGCTCTGGAATAAGTGGGGAGATAATAAAGCATTTTTCAAAAGTTCCATTTATTGTTGTTAAAGATTATAAGCTCCCATATTTTGCAGATTCCTCCACTTTATTTATTGCAATGAGTTACAGCGGGAATACCTCAGAGGTAATTTCTTGCTATAGAGAGGCTAAAAAAAGGAAGTGTAAAATTCTTGTTATAACATCTGGTGGCATTCTTTCAAAGGAGAGAAATTCGATAATTTTGCCCGCCGGCTTGCCCCCGAGATTTGCTATCGCCTATCTACTTTTTACTCTTATGGTAACTCTTGAAAATAACGGGTTCATAGAGAGGCAAAATTACAGGGAGGCAATAGAGATAGCGGAGACTTTAAGAAATAGAATGAATGAAAAAGGAAATATTGCGGAAGAAATTGCAAAAAAAATAGAAGGCACTGCATTGATATACGGCTACGGATGCATGGCAAGCATAGCCACAAGATGGCGCCAGCAGTTCAATGAGAATGCAAAAATGCTTGCCTTTGATTTTTCGGTTAGTGAATGCAATCATAATGAAATTGAGGCATGGGAAAGAGATTTGGAGAATTTAACTTGTATATTTTTGAGAGGAAATGAAAATGAGGAAACGGCAAAAAGATTTGATTTTATGAAAAAAAGATATGGTGAGAAGGCAAAGGTAATTGAATATTTTGCTGAAGGAAAGAGGGATTTTACAAAGATGATATCCTCCCTTTATATGGGGGATTATGTAAGCGTTTATAAAGCAAATTTGGATAAATTTAATCCTATAGAAACAAAATTAATAAAAGAATTGAAAGAGGAACTCAGCACTCAAGATCCTCATCATAGCAGATGGCTCAGAAGGAATTCTTTCATCACGAGATATTAA
- a CDS encoding carboxypeptidase regulatory-like domain-containing protein, with the protein MNRRNIKKIGSLVVVVAILASALPVGAQDTNPPVTTVTFEPDLPVWGWHVTNVTVTLTATDDESGVNATYYRINEGDWITYTAPFTLSAPGKHTIEYYSIDNEGNEEEPKTAYIPIANLTALQVTPATANWNETKTIEINNAEGTAYLYAPRETTPRYTTAGPGYIRWSNVLLNISGKWWIIDIVDDSKANAFAIDVKPVELVVNATPDEVDYIKVGKPGCYINIEGTVTMAGQPATQAKVKLIYPDGSSEIQNVTTTGSFSFIDKNIGQKGAGAYNVTAFIGDEDYPDASGYDVVNVKTVTPNISVVVNDAVGGFDIGKVAFEVTYPEDGLQLLPGSNYNLSIYKGGELYAWRNNTGTSNETKIAFTIDGKFLNLTSSMWESGNYLLKVNVDVTGDGNWEYVGEKDFAIASPPAVNLKILQPVDKTMNVLAPAANKQLLRIQIFGSNMTTYGTPEALGIGANNENLTERIKIEGDLLYSPPKDAYNYIGNGTWEIDVFPIKGNGFIYINITWPEKGEAKETINISDGGVAIVTPKSVIVDTPTDIEVEVKDKYGNPVANANVNMYYEDDLYLLGEAVANGSISGDGSPGKGLNGKYNFTINSKYAGTNIIVVVDYVISGTGTQYTYARIESRAAHDLNVTFAPSKVLAGENTEFTVNVTKGGQAYSDSFEFYILNETELQKLHDGTLDLPLPVYITSSANSTFKYYIEEAGDYYLYVRTADKKHDNMQNEPSFEVTKAKVTASPSLLVKNVDKNTTVSFSVVWNEKALNGTLRIIGISPQNITWVNDTIEITITDGIGNVTEINATTIGNITFEFKPATEGSVFAEAEGMLRITTPTVEILEPAEKVAFLAEENLITIVVKHPLTNAGIEGLNVEVITPMGAIDVGETDANGKLLFGILPLETGKIHIYVEGDEAGSIDIAIGLKIVVPELEKGKEAKITVTTRGGKPVSGAKVTIDGQTFTTDANGEIKFTPDKEGNITIVAEKDGYYKATKTAEVKAGAKAPGFELLGFAIAMLAAIILLRRRR; encoded by the coding sequence ATGAATAGAAGAAATATTAAAAAAATAGGAAGTTTGGTTGTGGTAGTTGCAATATTAGCGAGCGCGTTGCCAGTTGGAGCACAGGATACAAATCCGCCAGTTACAACAGTAACATTTGAGCCAGATTTGCCAGTCTGGGGATGGCATGTAACAAATGTAACAGTAACATTAACTGCAACTGATGATGAGAGTGGGGTAAATGCAACATATTACAGAATAAATGAAGGAGATTGGATAACATATACGGCGCCATTTACATTGAGCGCGCCAGGAAAGCATACCATAGAATATTATAGCATCGATAATGAAGGAAATGAAGAAGAGCCTAAGACGGCATATATTCCAATTGCAAATTTAACTGCATTGCAGGTAACTCCAGCAACCGCAAACTGGAATGAAACAAAAACAATTGAAATAAACAATGCGGAGGGAACAGCTTATTTATATGCTCCCCGTGAAACAACACCAAGATATACAACTGCTGGACCAGGCTACATAAGATGGTCAAATGTATTGCTAAATATAAGTGGAAAATGGTGGATTATTGATATTGTAGATGATAGCAAAGCAAATGCATTTGCAATAGATGTTAAACCCGTTGAGCTTGTTGTAAATGCGACACCAGATGAAGTTGATTACATAAAGGTAGGGAAGCCAGGATGCTACATAAACATTGAAGGAACAGTTACGATGGCTGGTCAGCCCGCAACTCAGGCAAAAGTTAAGTTAATTTATCCCGATGGAAGCAGTGAAATCCAGAATGTTACCACAACAGGAAGTTTCTCATTTATAGATAAAAATATAGGGCAGAAGGGAGCGGGCGCATATAATGTTACTGCATTTATTGGAGATGAAGATTATCCAGATGCATCTGGCTATGATGTTGTAAATGTTAAAACAGTTACTCCAAATATAAGTGTAGTGGTTAATGATGCAGTTGGTGGATTTGATATAGGAAAAGTGGCATTTGAAGTAACATATCCAGAAGATGGGTTGCAATTGCTTCCAGGAAGCAACTATAACTTATCCATCTATAAAGGCGGAGAGCTATATGCATGGAGAAATAATACTGGAACAAGCAATGAAACAAAAATTGCATTTACCATAGATGGAAAATTCCTTAATCTGACATCATCAATGTGGGAATCTGGAAACTATTTGCTTAAAGTGAATGTTGATGTAACAGGAGATGGAAACTGGGAATATGTTGGCGAAAAAGATTTTGCCATTGCCTCGCCGCCAGCAGTGAACCTAAAGATTTTACAGCCAGTGGATAAAACAATGAATGTTTTGGCACCTGCAGCGAATAAACAGCTATTAAGAATTCAGATATTTGGAAGCAATATGACTACTTATGGCACGCCAGAAGCGCTTGGCATAGGAGCAAATAATGAAAATTTAACTGAAAGAATTAAGATAGAAGGGGATTTGCTTTATTCTCCACCAAAAGATGCGTATAACTATATAGGAAATGGAACATGGGAAATAGATGTATTTCCGATAAAAGGAAATGGATTTATTTATATAAATATAACATGGCCTGAGAAAGGAGAAGCAAAGGAAACAATAAATATAAGTGATGGAGGAGTTGCAATTGTTACACCAAAATCAGTAATAGTAGATACACCTACAGATATTGAAGTGGAGGTTAAGGATAAATATGGAAATCCAGTTGCAAATGCAAATGTAAATATGTATTATGAGGATGATCTATACCTTTTGGGTGAGGCTGTTGCAAACGGAAGCATATCAGGAGATGGCTCACCTGGAAAAGGATTGAATGGAAAATACAATTTCACAATTAATTCAAAATATGCTGGAACTAATATAATAGTTGTAGTGGATTATGTAATAAGCGGAACAGGAACACAATATACATATGCAAGAATTGAATCAAGAGCAGCTCATGATTTAAATGTAACTTTTGCTCCATCAAAAGTTCTTGCTGGAGAGAATACCGAATTTACAGTTAATGTAACAAAAGGCGGACAGGCATATTCAGATAGCTTCGAATTCTACATATTGAATGAAACAGAATTGCAGAAATTGCATGATGGAACACTTGATCTGCCATTGCCAGTATATATAACAAGCAGTGCAAATTCGACATTCAAGTATTATATAGAGGAGGCAGGGGATTATTACCTATATGTAAGAACAGCGGATAAGAAGCATGACAATATGCAAAATGAGCCAAGCTTTGAAGTAACAAAGGCGAAGGTTACTGCAAGCCCAAGTTTGCTTGTAAAAAATGTTGATAAAAATACAACAGTTTCATTCAGTGTTGTATGGAATGAAAAAGCATTGAACGGAACACTCCGTATAATAGGAATAAGCCCGCAGAACATTACATGGGTAAATGATACAATTGAGATAACAATAACGGATGGAATAGGAAATGTAACAGAGATAAATGCAACAACAATTGGAAATATAACATTTGAATTCAAACCAGCTACTGAGGGAAGTGTTTTTGCAGAAGCGGAAGGAATGTTAAGGATAACAACTCCAACAGTTGAAATACTCGAGCCAGCGGAAAAAGTTGCATTCCTTGCAGAGGAAAATCTGATAACAATAGTTGTAAAGCATCCATTAACAAATGCAGGAATTGAAGGACTTAATGTTGAAGTAATTACTCCAATGGGTGCAATAGATGTTGGAGAGACAGATGCAAATGGAAAATTACTATTTGGAATTCTTCCACTTGAAACAGGAAAAATACATATATATGTTGAAGGAGATGAGGCGGGAAGCATAGATATAGCCATCGGCTTAAAGATAGTTGTTCCAGAACTTGAAAAAGGAAAGGAAGCAAAAATAACAGTTACAACAAGAGGTGGAAAACCAGTTTCTGGAGCAAAGGTAACAATAGACGGACAGACATTTACAACAGATGCAAATGGAGAGATTAAATTCACACCAGATAAGGAAGGAAACATAACAATAGTTGCAGAGAAAGACGGCTACTACAAGGCAACAAAAACAGCAGAAGTGAAAGCGGGGGCGAAGGCGCCTGGCTTTGAACTATTGGGCTTTGCAATTGCGATGCTTGCAGCGATAATACTTTTGAGGAGAAGAAGATAA
- a CDS encoding CoA-binding protein, with amino-acid sequence MIIKEFDKIIEILKNAKNIAIVGISKNEERASYQIAKKLDKHNLFLVNPKYANEEILGRKVYSSLKEINEEIDIVDVFRNRDYAEEVLREAIEIKAKFIWFQPGSENIEAIEKYKDRIDIIFNACIGVINNFIQ; translated from the coding sequence ATGATAATAAAAGAATTTGATAAAATAATTGAAATTTTGAAAAATGCAAAGAATATTGCAATCGTGGGTATATCAAAAAATGAGGAAAGAGCAAGCTATCAGATTGCAAAAAAACTTGATAAACATAATTTATTTCTGGTAAATCCTAAATATGCAAACGAAGAAATTCTTGGGAGAAAGGTTTATTCATCTCTTAAAGAGATAAATGAGGAAATAGATATTGTGGATGTTTTCAGAAACAGAGATTATGCAGAGGAAGTATTGAGAGAAGCAATTGAGATAAAGGCAAAATTTATATGGTTTCAACCTGGCTCGGAAAATATTGAAGCAATTGAGAAATATAAGGATAGGATAGATATTATATTTAATGCCTGTATTGGGGTTATAAACAATTTTATACAATAA
- a CDS encoding succinylglutamate desuccinylase/aspartoacylase family protein — MFEKNKLRIVLAILLSISFITGFSQANYEKKKPDNYEELVSWYKSLEEKYPEYIEVFKANEVFGYGKADGGYDLYYVRITNESNGFLKPEVLFLGGPHGDETVGTVGLYWFTKWLMDRIDENDKWIRNLLDNREIYIEISHNPYGFDNKQRWDKNGWDLNREADYDWQGVNSKLWGSINGKTLCSFIENHSVRVGVDFHGGARMILYPWASTHKEISAISPSGKIYYYAPPDFYFYHISSLRLGEFVGSYGGALNEDNIGTIPLTVGYEAPGCIAAWAYGAGSGAEEKFVKGKYERCNILWITPEMSKTKDPPERQFGDENSGYISEVIKIALHQTDIAQPYIMWLNDEFFTGDKINLEWQVYGALVVEETYVFYSFSDISDGIKGKVHDEYNGSYRGGTYWDGKIWEEEIEIPDNANDLYAVAFAKVDGIYSNIVAKEIYGNSYLRVIWERTNESYYEELNTSDGIEKIKGNIWWQSPLLHIKIGGISEPEEGYLYIMGRKIAKIGKTFIIGKMSVKVEGNYDKVEFYMNDELKYEDNEKPYEWEICNAIGKNKIIVKMYYEDRVREDGLDAYLLILR, encoded by the coding sequence ATGTTTGAAAAAAATAAATTAAGAATTGTGCTTGCTATCTTATTATCAATATCATTTATTACAGGTTTTTCGCAAGCAAATTATGAAAAAAAGAAACCAGATAATTATGAAGAGCTTGTTTCATGGTATAAAAGCCTTGAAGAAAAGTATCCTGAATATATTGAGGTTTTTAAGGCAAATGAGGTTTTTGGCTATGGAAAAGCCGATGGAGGATATGATTTATATTATGTAAGGATAACAAATGAGAGCAATGGCTTTTTAAAACCAGAAGTTTTGTTTCTTGGTGGTCCTCATGGAGATGAAACAGTTGGAACAGTTGGCTTATACTGGTTTACAAAATGGCTCATGGATAGAATTGATGAAAATGATAAATGGATAAGAAACCTGCTGGACAACAGAGAAATATATATTGAAATAAGCCACAATCCCTATGGATTTGATAATAAACAGAGATGGGATAAAAACGGATGGGATTTAAACAGGGAGGCAGACTATGACTGGCAGGGTGTGAATTCAAAACTATGGGGCAGTATAAATGGGAAAACACTTTGCAGTTTTATAGAAAACCATTCAGTAAGAGTTGGAGTTGATTTTCATGGAGGAGCAAGAATGATTCTCTACCCATGGGCATCAACCCATAAAGAGATTTCAGCAATCTCTCCTTCCGGAAAAATATATTATTACGCGCCACCTGATTTTTATTTTTATCATATCTCTTCTCTTCGCCTCGGTGAATTTGTTGGCTCATATGGAGGGGCTTTAAATGAGGATAATATTGGCACAATTCCTCTCACTGTTGGCTATGAGGCGCCAGGCTGCATAGCTGCATGGGCATATGGGGCAGGCAGCGGGGCGGAAGAGAAGTTCGTAAAAGGAAAATATGAAAGATGTAATATTTTATGGATAACACCTGAGATGTCTAAAACAAAAGACCCGCCTGAAAGGCAGTTTGGAGATGAAAATAGCGGTTATATATCTGAGGTAATTAAAATTGCTCTTCATCAGACTGATATTGCCCAGCCATATATAATGTGGCTAAATGACGAATTTTTTACAGGAGATAAAATTAATCTTGAATGGCAGGTTTATGGCGCACTTGTTGTTGAGGAAACCTATGTTTTTTATAGCTTCTCAGATATATCAGATGGAATAAAAGGAAAAGTTCATGATGAATATAATGGAAGTTATAGAGGAGGGACATACTGGGACGGAAAAATCTGGGAGGAGGAGATAGAAATACCAGATAATGCTAATGATTTATATGCAGTTGCTTTTGCTAAAGTTGATGGAATATATTCAAATATAGTTGCTAAAGAAATTTATGGAAATTCATATTTAAGAGTAATATGGGAAAGAACAAATGAAAGCTATTATGAAGAATTAAATACGAGCGACGGAATTGAAAAAATTAAGGGAAATATATGGTGGCAATCTCCTTTACTCCATATAAAAATCGGAGGGATAAGCGAGCCAGAGGAGGGTTATCTTTATATAATGGGAAGAAAGATAGCAAAAATAGGGAAGACATTTATAATCGGAAAAATGAGTGTAAAGGTTGAAGGAAATTATGATAAAGTTGAGTTTTATATGAATGATGAATTAAAATATGAGGATAATGAAAAACCCTATGAATGGGAAATATGCAATGCAATCGGAAAGAATAAAATCATTGTAAAGATGTATTATGAGGATAGGGTTAGGGAAGACGGTTTGGATGCTTATCTTTTAATTTTAAGATGA
- a CDS encoding tryptophan--tRNA ligase, with amino-acid sequence MIDPWGSQKYEYDELFEKFGIEKFSGNLWEDLPHPPFFFRRNIVFGHRGFDNIKEAIKRRMKWKILTGLMPSGKMHFGHKIVIDQVIYYQSIGANISIAVADIEAYATRDISIKEGERIAIEEYILNYIALGLKPCRIYFQSKNEEVKDLAYLLAKKSNFSQINAIYGFQGSTNMAHIFAPFIQIGDILHVQLDEYGGICPTLVPVGIDQDPHIRLCRDVASAHRIYSIIREDDRVGIFIKGEENVKKFLDIAEEIVNNFGRVIERIDGYKAIYAKIDDIFSFEYEIAKAERENGGYGFILPSSTYHRFVTGLDGNKMSSSRPQYAIFLTDDLNDLKKKIWNAKTGGATSAEEQRKYGGKPEECIIYEIFNYGVIESDGEILNIREKCRNGEILCGECKKYAHELLSNFLNELKEKREFARDEIKEYI; translated from the coding sequence ATGATTGACCCATGGGGCTCGCAGAAATATGAATATGATGAGCTATTTGAGAAGTTTGGAATAGAAAAATTTTCGGGCAATCTATGGGAGGATTTACCTCATCCACCATTTTTCTTCCGCCGAAATATTGTTTTCGGGCACAGAGGATTTGATAACATAAAAGAGGCAATTAAAAGAAGAATGAAATGGAAAATATTAACTGGATTAATGCCATCTGGGAAAATGCATTTCGGTCATAAAATAGTAATAGATCAGGTTATTTATTACCAGTCAATAGGAGCAAATATTAGTATTGCAGTCGCAGATATAGAAGCATACGCCACAAGAGATATTTCTATTAAAGAAGGAGAAAGAATTGCAATCGAAGAATATATACTTAATTACATTGCTCTTGGTTTAAAACCATGCAGAATATATTTTCAATCAAAAAATGAAGAAGTAAAGGATTTGGCATATCTTCTTGCTAAAAAATCAAATTTTTCCCAGATAAATGCAATTTATGGCTTTCAGGGTTCAACAAACATGGCACATATTTTTGCACCATTCATTCAAATAGGAGATATTTTGCATGTTCAACTCGATGAATATGGTGGAATATGCCCTACACTTGTTCCTGTTGGGATTGACCAAGACCCCCATATAAGGCTTTGCAGGGATGTGGCGAGCGCCCATCGTATATATAGTATAATTAGAGAGGATGATAGGGTTGGAATATTTATAAAGGGTGAGGAAAATGTCAAAAAATTTTTAGATATTGCTGAAGAAATTGTAAATAATTTTGGAAGGGTTATAGAGAGAATTGATGGATATAAAGCAATATATGCAAAAATTGATGACATATTTTCTTTTGAATATGAAATTGCTAAAGCAGAGAGAGAAAATGGTGGATATGGCTTCATCCTTCCTTCTTCAACATATCATCGCTTCGTAACTGGTTTGGACGGAAATAAAATGTCGAGCAGCAGACCGCAATACGCAATATTTCTTACAGATGACTTAAATGATTTAAAAAAGAAAATATGGAATGCAAAAACTGGAGGAGCAACTTCTGCAGAAGAGCAAAGAAAATATGGGGGGAAACCGGAGGAATGCATTATATATGAAATTTTCAATTATGGAGTTATAGAAAGCGATGGAGAAATTTTAAATATAAGGGAGAAATGCAGGAATGGAGAAATTTTATGTGGAGAATGCAAAAAATATGCCCATGAACTCCTTTCAAATTTTTTAAATGAATTAAAAGAAAAAAGAGAATTCGCAAGGGATGAAATAAAAGAATATATCTAA
- a CDS encoding NADP-dependent malic enzyme, which produces MEKKSVEELLEKAKKPAQEAMKLHPFYKGKVQIMPKCPIRSYDDFGIWYTPGVAEPCKDIAKNPEKVFEHTNKGNYVAVASDGTRVLGLGDIGPLAGLPVMEGKALLFKYLGGVDAFPIMIDTKDADEFIQAVKWLAPTFGGVNLEDISSPKCFYILDRLREELDIPVWHDDQQGTAAITLAGIINGLKVVGKKLDEVLFSIIGIGAANTCLIRTLIKAGVNPKNIIAVDSKGILNSNRKDIKEMEKENPYKYKIAIETNGEGREGGVKEAIKGTDVCIAASKPGPGTIKKEWVAEMNDDAVMFAEANPIPEIWPWEAKEAGVKIFGTGRSDFPNQVNNSLGFPGIFRGTLDVRAKTITDEMHIAAAYAIAEVAEKKGLREDYIVPTMDDWEVFPYEATAVAMKAIEQGVARVKRSRKEIYEMAEEAIRNAREQTQLLMKHGLIKLP; this is translated from the coding sequence ATGGAAAAGAAAAGTGTTGAAGAGTTATTAGAAAAGGCAAAAAAACCAGCCCAGGAAGCAATGAAATTGCATCCTTTTTATAAGGGGAAAGTTCAGATAATGCCGAAATGTCCAATAAGAAGTTATGATGACTTTGGAATATGGTATACGCCTGGCGTTGCGGAGCCCTGCAAGGATATAGCCAAAAATCCTGAAAAAGTTTTTGAGCATACAAATAAGGGAAATTATGTTGCTGTTGCAAGTGATGGGACAAGAGTTCTTGGATTAGGGGACATTGGGCCGCTTGCTGGCCTGCCTGTTATGGAGGGAAAGGCTCTACTTTTTAAATATCTTGGGGGCGTGGATGCTTTTCCAATAATGATTGATACAAAGGATGCTGATGAATTTATTCAGGCAGTAAAGTGGCTTGCCCCAACATTTGGAGGTGTAAATCTTGAAGATATTTCCTCGCCAAAATGCTTCTATATCCTTGACAGGCTTAGAGAGGAGCTTGACATACCTGTATGGCATGATGACCAGCAGGGAACAGCCGCCATAACTCTTGCTGGCATCATAAACGGGCTTAAAGTAGTAGGAAAAAAACTTGATGAAGTTCTTTTCTCAATAATAGGGATAGGGGCTGCAAATACCTGCCTTATAAGAACTTTGATAAAGGCTGGTGTAAATCCAAAAAATATAATTGCTGTTGATTCAAAAGGAATTTTAAATTCAAACAGAAAGGATATAAAAGAAATGGAAAAGGAAAATCCATACAAATATAAGATTGCAATTGAAACAAATGGTGAGGGAAGGGAAGGAGGTGTAAAGGAAGCAATAAAAGGCACCGATGTATGCATTGCCGCCTCAAAACCAGGACCAGGAACAATAAAAAAGGAATGGGTGGCAGAAATGAATGATGACGCAGTAATGTTTGCCGAGGCAAATCCTATACCAGAGATATGGCCGTGGGAGGCAAAAGAGGCTGGTGTTAAAATCTTTGGCACAGGCAGAAGTGATTTTCCAAATCAGGTAAATAACAGCCTTGGTTTTCCCGGCATATTCCGTGGCACTCTTGATGTGAGAGCAAAAACAATAACTGATGAAATGCATATAGCAGCAGCATATGCAATAGCTGAGGTTGCGGAAAAGAAGGGACTTAGAGAGGATTATATCGTTCCAACAATGGATGACTGGGAGGTATTCCCTTACGAAGCAACAGCGGTTGCAATGAAAGCTATTGAGCAAGGGGTTGCGAGAGTGAAGAGAAGCAGAAAAGAAATTTATGAAATGGCTGAGGAAGCAATAAGAAATGCAAGAGAACAAACCCAGCTTTTAATGAAACACGGATTGATAAAACTTCCATGA
- a CDS encoding toprim domain-containing protein yields the protein MKRDEENLRKIERTLEELKEKNISIPIIVEGEKDVKALHDLDIKGEIITIHGKLPNLCDEIALKYKEVIILTDWDEEGWKLCRRMEENLKGRIKCVTDYHSLFSQFINSKNVEGMPKFIKNLRKKVLDKNVHKKQARNMENNDIGD from the coding sequence ATGAAGAGGGACGAAGAAAATCTCCGGAAGATAGAAAGAACTTTGGAGGAGCTAAAGGAGAAAAATATTAGCATTCCCATAATTGTTGAAGGAGAAAAAGATGTAAAAGCTTTACATGATTTGGACATAAAAGGGGAAATAATAACAATTCATGGAAAATTACCAAATTTATGCGATGAAATTGCTTTGAAATATAAGGAAGTAATTATATTAACTGACTGGGATGAAGAGGGATGGAAATTATGCAGAAGAATGGAAGAGAATTTGAAAGGAAGAATAAAATGTGTTACAGATTATCACTCCCTTTTTTCTCAATTCATAAATTCAAAAAATGTTGAAGGAATGCCAAAATTCATAAAAAATCTGAGGAAAAAAGTTCTGGATAAAAATGTGCATAAAAAACAAGCGAGAAATATGGAAAATAACGATATTGGTGATTAA
- a CDS encoding ATP-NAD kinase family protein, with the protein MGFIINPIAGMGGKVGLKGTDGNLEEAIKRGARPIAIERAIEFLSNIKKDYEFITCSSEMGENAILKSGKKLSVVYKTGGKTTAEDTKKSAKIISELADIIVFVGGDGTAKDIYEVVGSSIPILGVPSGVKMYSGVFALTPRDAAEIIDEIDELNFEEREIFDIDEDAIREEKIIKKMVGYAIVPSHKKIQCGKETYYGDDKEEIASWVIEEMNNEILYIIGGGSTTWEIKKRIGNGSFLGIDLIKNGKIIFKDAGEEDIKRFLGEKAKIVISPLGGQGFIFGRGNQPISAEIIKKVGKENIIVVSTKEKLDKIDYLKVDTGSEEVNEMLRGFIPVYIGYKEKKIMRVI; encoded by the coding sequence ATAGGTTTTATAATCAACCCAATTGCTGGAATGGGAGGAAAAGTTGGCTTAAAGGGCACAGATGGAAATCTCGAGGAAGCAATAAAGAGAGGGGCTAGACCAATAGCGATAGAGAGGGCCATTGAATTTTTATCAAATATAAAAAAAGATTATGAATTTATAACATGCTCATCTGAAATGGGAGAAAATGCTATTTTAAAAAGTGGAAAAAAATTAAGTGTTGTTTATAAAACAGGAGGAAAGACAACAGCTGAGGATACAAAAAAAAGTGCAAAAATAATTTCAGAGCTTGCGGACATAATAGTATTTGTTGGAGGGGATGGAACTGCAAAAGATATTTATGAAGTTGTTGGCTCCTCGATTCCAATTCTTGGTGTTCCCTCTGGGGTTAAGATGTATTCTGGTGTATTTGCACTAACTCCGAGAGATGCTGCTGAGATAATCGATGAAATCGATGAATTGAATTTCGAGGAAAGAGAAATATTTGATATAGATGAGGATGCAATTAGAGAAGAGAAGATAATAAAAAAGATGGTTGGCTATGCAATTGTTCCCTCCCATAAAAAAATTCAGTGTGGAAAAGAAACTTATTATGGAGATGATAAGGAGGAAATCGCTTCATGGGTTATTGAAGAAATGAATAATGAAATTTTATATATAATAGGAGGAGGAAGTACAACATGGGAAATAAAAAAGAGGATCGGCAATGGCTCTTTTCTTGGTATAGACTTGATAAAGAATGGAAAGATTATTTTTAAAGATGCGGGGGAGGAAGATATAAAGAGATTTTTAGGAGAAAAGGCAAAAATTGTTATCTCTCCGCTTGGAGGGCAGGGATTTATTTTTGGAAGAGGAAACCAGCCGATAAGCGCCGAAATAATAAAAAAAGTGGGAAAGGAAAATATAATAGTTGTTTCAACAAAAGAAAAATTAGATAAAATTGATTATTTGAAGGTGGATACTGGAAGTGAGGAAGTAAATGAAATGCTCCGAGGCTTTATTCCTGTTTATATAGGGTATAAAGAAAAGAAGATAATGAGAGTAATATGA